Proteins from a single region of Mytilus trossulus isolate FHL-02 chromosome 2, PNRI_Mtr1.1.1.hap1, whole genome shotgun sequence:
- the LOC134707868 gene encoding integrin-linked protein kinase-like codes for MSTEVIATGVTLKTAPSARRTKSHSRANRVRPKDELTGLKIVVTPKDTKEFNRLGIQLLQVIRNGNAKQALKLIGQNADVSFCDQAGWSAMHHAASNGFVELIIQLREKEALVDALDCSNETPLHKASRKGHAEAVIVLITFGADISAVNSNGETALEIAVKAGQTTVVETLCMLGVEVLLQDWSWSMVDDNELSKKQKKIIEILVRQHWRSSGYAQKSIQFEVFYLKARENKYLENLGVNFIGNDEAEDKETIENNGADDDGFFVFCGKMKSEYSDVTNNQHKDNTEIVSDIYECRLWCNERKTLRLNVRLKTVLASNENLIIMSTNEKIGRINCIDKFTDHKNPSKHYSAVHVTISVKKTSVVFYFGKLIEPEKFSIGSKAVTLKPKGEPEAEISIPKGSFESEGQMFLQIVDTKDVNEEEKEDESGDMLTTNIVNISMTDGQQPNQEIGIKIPIHHKLSEDDAVVILATSSDAPCSVDDWEVMEAEMDESGKSATFRIRHFSIYAGSSKEKVKTDLPGVVDAVERSINRQRKIEFIFLTKWVNADSQLLVIEGTAVRKSEGRIKYWARQGYNEKSLKRSKEFCVKNGQSFMFTLFGNLVEVSREESFTLTYQNNRDNFRLFNICLDDSNKPFTGEVQISLEKEVKQTIPFKKSGLFSCCSAQRVKKVTNIEQEILQTICYEVIKTKAAFCLPYAVTSLTAVLKMSKVTLGSLFLDEEELTEEDF; via the exons ATGAGCACTGAAG TTATCGCTACAGGCGTGACTCTGAAAACTGCACCATCTGCTAGAAGAACCAAATCCCACTCTAGAGCAAATCGAGTGCGTCCTAAGGATGAACTAACTGGCCTCAAAATAGTTGTTACTCCAAAAGATACGAAAGAGTTT aaTCGCCTGGGAATACAGTTGTTGCAAGTGATACGTAATGGGAATGCAAAACAAGCATTAAAACTGATTGGTCAAAATGCAGATGTATCTTTTTGTGACCAG GCTGGATGGAGTGCAATGCACCATGCAGCTTCTAACGGCTTTGTGGAACTAATTATACAACTGAGAGAGAAAGAGGCATTAGTTGACGCCTTAGATTGT TCGAATGAAACACCATTACACAAAGCGTCGAGGAAGGGCCATGCTGAAGCAGTTATAGTACTCATAACGTTTGGCGCAGATATTAGTGCTGTAAACAGT AATGGAGAAACTGCATTAGAGATTGCAGTGAAAGCTGGCCAAACTACAGTCGTAGAGACTTTGTGCATGCTTGGAGTTGAAGTTTTGTTGCAAGACTGG TCATGGTCAATGGTTGACGACAACGAACtaagtaaaaaacaaaagaaaattatagaaatattgGTGAGGCAGCATTGGCGCAGTTCTGGATATGCacaaaa ATCCATTCAGTTTGAAGTATTTTATCTCAAAGccagagaaaacaaatatttggaaAATCTAGGTGTGAATTTTATTGGCAATGATGAAGCTGAGGACaaagaaacaattgaaaataatgGCGCGGATGACGACgggttttttgtgttttgcgGTAAGATGAAGTCAGAATACTCTGATGTCACGAATAACCAACACAAAGACAACACTGAAATTGTCAGTGATATTTATGAATGCAGACTTTGGTGTAATGAGAGGAAGACCCTGAGACTTAATGTACGTCTGAAAACTGTTCTCGCAAGCAATGAGAATCTCATTATAATGTCAACAAATGAAAAGATTGGACGAATAAATTGTATTGACAAGTTTACGGACCATAAGAACCCATCCAAACAT TATTCTGCGGTTCATGTTACTATTAGTGTTAAGAAAACATCAGTAGTATTCTACTTTGGAAAACTAATAGAGCCGGAAAAATTTAGCATCGGTTCTAAAGCTGTAACACTGAAGCCAAAAGGAGAACCTGAAGCTGAAATAAGTATTCCTAAAGGTTCATTTGAATCAGAAGGACAGATGTTTTTACAG attGTTGATACCAAAGATGTGAACGAAGAAGAAAAGGAAGATGAATCTGGAGATATGTTGACAACAAACATAGTCAACATATCTATGACTGATGGTCAACAACCAAACCAAGAAATTGGTATTAAAATCCCAATCCATCATAAGTTGTCTGAGGATGATGCTGTTGTAATACTGGCAACCTCTAGCGATGCGCCTTGTTCAGTTGACGATTGGGAAGTCATGGAGGCAGAAATGGACGAATCTGGCAAATCCGCAACTTTTAGAATACGTCATTTTTCTAT CTATGCTGGATCATCAAAAGAAAAAGTGAAAACTGACTTACCGGGGGTTGTCGATGCTGTAGAGAGATCTATAAACCGACAAAGAAAGATTGAGTTTATCTTCCTAACAAAATGGGTAAATGCTGACAGCCAACTCTTGGTGATAGAAGGAACTGCTGTACGGAAATCTGAGGGTAGAATAAAATACTGGGCGAGACAAGGCTATAATGAAAAATCATTGAAGAGAAGCAAAGAATTTTGTGTCAAAAATGGGCAAAGTTTCATg TTTACCTTATTTGGAAACCTCGTGGAAGTATCAAGAGAAGAGAGTTTTACTTTAACTTACCAAAACAACAGAGATAATTTCCGGCTGTTCAATATCTGCTTAGATGACTCCAACAAACCATTTACTGGAGAAGTCCAAATATCACTTGAAAAAGAGGTTAAACAAACAATACCTTTCAAGAAGAGTGGTCTATTTTCCTGTTGCAGTGCCCAAAGAGTAAAGAAAGTTACAAATATTGAACAAGAAATCTTGCAGACCATTTGTTATGAGGTCATAAAAACAAAAG CAGCCTTTTGTTTGCCGTATGCAGTGACCTCCCTAACTGCAGTTTTGAAAATGTCCAAAGTAACTCTAGGATCATTATTTTTG gATGAAGAGGAATTGACTGAGGAGGACTTCTAG
- the LOC134705961 gene encoding neuronal acetylcholine receptor subunit alpha-6-like — MALQGLDDKSQVLTASVFWYFTWKDEIFRWDHNIDYKNISRLTVKVSDVWVPEVYIVNDVRDMPITGVNREYVIVRSNGKMTWFPAKELQTSCAVDVSKYPLDTQECIIKMEAWYHDNTSFVLNTIGSGIDMSEVHFIQNGEWDILNLSANSFQYQDYADNSFAYSCIHYTLILKRRSSYHLITTTFPFVILMAINLLVVVIPTECGEKLGFCMSQFLTMTVFLTLIGQNMPSSSLTISYLTFLISLQILVSGITILIVAKSIYLQTRSIEDKPSCIVRIIFSPMIYFQQNYLKKSFTPAQDSRPEGLITWLDIDRKLNCGLNILLLLNVIATVSVFVFVIY; from the coding sequence ATGGCGCTACAAGGGCTTGACGATAAATCACAAGTTTTGACGGCTTCAGTTTTCTGGTACTTTACATGGAAAGATGAAATATTCAGATGGGACCATAACATCGACTATAAGAACATATCAAGACTGACAGTTAAAGTCAGCGATGTATGGGTTCCCGAAGTATATATTGTAAATGATGTAAGGGACATGCCCATTACTGGAGTTAATAGAGAGTATGTGATTGTCAGATCAAACGGTAAAATGACATGGTTTCCAGCAAAAGAATTGCAGACTTCGTGTGCAGTCGATGTTTCAAAATATCCTCTTGATACACAGGAATGTATCATCAAAATGGAGGCCTGGTATCACGATAACACGAGCTTTGTTCTTAACACAATTGGATCAGGAATAGATATGTCGGAAGtccattttattcaaaatggaGAATGGGACATTCTTAATTTATCAGCCAATTCATTCCAGTACCAGGATTATGCAGACAATTCGTTTGCTTATTCATGTATACAttatactttaattttgaaaagacgATCTTCTTACCATTTAATTACAACAACATTtccatttgtaattttgatggCAATTAATTTGTTGGTTGTCGTCATTCCAACAGAATGTGGCGAAAAACTTGGATTCTGTATGTCACAGTTTTTGACAATGACTGTGTTTCTTACCTTGATAGGTCAAAACATGCCTTCCTCGTCACTGACGATATCGTACCTCACATTTCTAATCAGTTTGCAGATTTTGGTAAGCGgaattacaattttaatagttgcaaaaagtatttatttacaAACCAGAAGTATAGAAGATAAACCTTCATGTATAGTAAGAATCATTTTCAGTCCAATGATATATTTCCAGCAGAATTATCTAAAGAAGAGTTTCACACCAGCTCAGGATTCCAGACCCGAAGGTTTAATCACGTGGCTTGACATTGACAGGAAACTTAACTGTGGtttgaatattttacttttactaaatgTGATCGCTACTGTTTCCGTATTTGTATTTGTGATTTATTAA